The proteins below come from a single Xiphophorus hellerii strain 12219 chromosome 14, Xiphophorus_hellerii-4.1, whole genome shotgun sequence genomic window:
- the kiaa0232 gene encoding uncharacterized protein KIAA0232 homolog — MRPVSTDSDGPAPPENLSCPFPLPASEMSLLQSLGPVQSWLGQELEKCGIDAMIYTRYVLSLLLHDSYDYDLQDQENDIFLGWEKGAGKKWGKGKKKGGTDLSLEEIKKQAAVQCLRSASDENSGIESLVEELCSKLKDIQNKQKEEKRIQKKSDGCQSPERADSPSSKDQVEMYYEAFPPLSEKPVCLQEIMTVWNKAKACTYSSSSSSAAPQTSTDTSSPKDCNSDGEAAKERHLEACGTIPSVTSERGQQRRSKKEKENRCHGGAAAEEKTISHFKRQIRHRSEGKYRPRSWSSGSSEAGSSSSGNQGDTKSSRSKTVRVRHKSREATKNKRTRNNGQVKLQMKVVDKEERRKVGASGGGATGSVAKQPQVYKKGKRPLKEIRKELGWLEARESAVEARNKKEYKEEPLWYTEPITEYFVPFSSCQSKLETKYRSKVGSPDGFGFSEEMERLPEKIQGICIASESYQRAYLPAGSFVDGHFVEAPGDADNEPADLTDTLRCPQPEDSRDLDDKHLSEFTDFYEVDIYQSILDTSASDTIQESRILSLIRQKSKEQGDNEAECCLVLDGLEQQGKSAIQADSQEASGTVGFLMEDFENLVHVWGCYSPSSSEDIDGESFLGDSPVRLSPLLDSVSLTLSKLSRPVEEPAVPEAPSEASALDSSCFSLFEVQCDGATFPFPRDSLSVSHENNTNSSSCLDPHSNKQSRLLIWTKNSAFDETEHCSNLSTRTCSPWSHSEETRSDNEQGNALAEDATPFGRDEPDRVIPPPLSGTYLEDEILEFLQEDSGKKCEKVSVSTAPNQTFTKKSKLESICGIALERDESKPYSTDVFSDNANQQSDDYSSGIIKDIWTAIGDGKFAASKHGPDKPGKGLFSDESGTCCCRCLEVQTKGVSVQGPQKKAVQRSEYRLWDGKKEEQDLAKNKLSKVDAAGDYMTPSKPWDLNSDKESTSFILGGVYGELKTLSGDKNWAVVPPSDTQDSLLQCAAAAASASSSDMLTITGRDVFTGSRFAPGHRPLWRPLVSFGQSDQAIKGGGDGLNKGFSLIFHEDLLGSYGGLHKEEQGLEYPFASFNLNNPFSQVLHVECSLEPEDMASFSPGFKPKSILCSDSESEAFHTRIYGINRTQYRAIRISPRTHFRPISASELSPGGVSDSEAETDKEEMSFPIAAPVDVFDDPQADLKPLEEDAECEGPYYGKSELESGKFLPRLKKSGMEKSAQTSLDSQEGSSTLLPIAEQESGLSCKMTAAAVPSAGEQVDVGKIQQEESAEEKQPHLCSPAGQTPKYGIAYDYVGDMQEFPLLNRSGQGGIGSQQDEFWWQNTICSPLFPGSQCTGSSNI, encoded by the exons AACTCTGGAATTGAGAGTCTGGTTGAAGAGCTTTGCTCTAAACTTAAGGacatccaaaacaaacagaaag AAGAGAAACGCATTCAAAAGAAATCTGATGGCTGTCAGTCACCAGAACGTGCCGATTCGCCTTCTTCTAAGGACCAGGTGGAAAT GTACTATGAAGCCTTTCCTCCTCTGTCAGAGAAACCTGTTTGTCTCCAAGAGATCATGACGGTGTGGAACAAGGCCAAGGCCTGCACATACTCCAGTTCATCATCCTCTGCAGCTCCACAAACCAGCACAGACACCTCTTCCCCCAAAGACTGCAATAGTGACGGTGAGGCTGCAAAAGAGCGACACCTCGAGGCATGTGGTACCATCCCTTCTGTGACCAGCGAGAGAGGCCAGCAACGACGAAGcaagaaagagaaggaaaaccGATGCCATGGTGGCGCAGCAGCGGAGGAGAAGACCATCAGCCACTTTAAGAGACAGATCAGACACAGATCTGAGGGCAAATATCGACCCAGATCCtggtcttctggttctagtGAGGCAGGGTCGAGCTCCAGCGGGAACCAGGGTGACACAAAGTCATCCAGAAGCAAAACAGTTAGAGTAAGGCACAAATCCAGGGAGGCTACCAAGAACAAGAGGACACGTAACAACGGGCAGGtgaagctgcagatgaaggTGGTCGATaaggaggaaagaagaaaagtagGAGCGAGTGGCGGCGGCGCGACCGGCAGCGTTGCTAAACAACCACAAGTTTATAAGAAGGGGAAGAGACCTTTGAAGGAGATTCGTAAAGAGCTGGGTTGGCTGGAAGCGAGGGAGTCTGCAGTTGAAgccagaaacaaaaaagagtACAAGGAGGAGCCCCTGTGGTACACCGAGCCCATCACGGAGTACTTTGTACCATTCAGCAGCTGTCAAAGTAAGCTTGAAACGAAGTATCGCAGCAAGGTGGGCTCTCCGGATGGCTTCGGTTTTTCTGAAGAAATGGAAAGGTTGCCCGAAAAAATCCAGGGAATCTGCATTGCCAGCGAGAGCTACCAGCGGGCCTATCTACCAGCAGGCTCATTTGTGGACGGGCACTTCGTGGAAGCACCTGGCGACGCGGACAACGAACCCGCCGACCTCACTGACACTTTGCGCTGCCCTCAGCCAGAAGATAGTAGAGATTTAGATGACAAGCATCTGTCTGAATTTACCGACTTCTATGAAGTCGATATTTATCAATCCATATTGGATACTAGTGCCTCAGACACGATACAAGAGAGTCGGATCTTGAGCCTGATTCGACAGAAAAGTAAAGAGCAAGGAGACAATGAGGCAGAATGCTGTTTAGTGTTAGATGGCCTTGAGCAGCAAGGGAAAAGTGCAATACAGGCAGACTCACAGGAAGCTTCGGGAACTGTTGGATTCTTAATGGAGGATTTTGAAAACTTGGTACATGTATGGGGGTGTTATTCACCGTCTTCTTCCGAAGACATAGACGGGGAAAGCTTCCTTGGAGACTCTCCCGTCCGGCTCTCTCCGCTGCTGGATAGCGTGTCGTTGACTCTGAGCAAGCTATCCAGACCAGTAGAAGAACCGGCCGTTCCTGAAGCTCCCAGTGAAGCATCTGCTTTGGATTCATCCTGCTTCTCCCTTTTCGAGGTGCAGTGTGATGGCGCCACTTTTCCCTTCCCCCGAGACTCGCTTTCTGTCAGTCACGAAAACAACACCAATTCTAGTAGCTGTCTCGACCCGCATTCTAATAAGCAGTCCCGCTTGCTAATATGGACCAAAAATAGTGCCTTTGACGAAACGGAACACTGTTCGAACCTATCGACGCGAACTTGCAGCCCATGGTCGCATTCAGAGGAGACTCGGTCGGACAACGAGCAGGGCAATGCTCTGGCGGAGGACGCCACTCCGTTCGGCAGAGACGAACCGGACCGAGTcatccctcctcctctttcGGGTACATATCTAGAAGATGAAATATTGGAGTTTTTGCAGGAGGACTCGggcaaaaagtgtgaaaaagtcaGCGTCAGCACAGCACCCAATCAGACCTTTaccaaaaaatctaaattagagtCCATTTGTGGCATAGCGCTAGAAAGGGATGAGAGCAAACCGTACAGCACAGATGTGTTTTCGGACAACGCGAACCAACAGAGTGACGATTACAGCTCAGGGATTATAAAAGACATTTGGACCGCCATAGGAGATGGGAAATTTGCTGCATCGAAGCACGGGCCAGACAAGCCAGGCAAGGGGCTCTTCTCCGATGAGTCGGGCACTTGCTGTTGCCGGTGTCTAGAGGTCCAGACTAAAGGAGTCTCGGTTCAGGGACCTCAGAAAAAGGCTGTGCAGCGATCTGAGTATCGCCTTTGGGACGGCAAGAAAGAAGAACAGGACTTGGCCAAAAACAAACTCTCCAAAGTGGACGCCGCTGGGGATTACATGACTCCGTCCAAGCCCTGGGACTTGAACTCCGACAAGGAAAGTACATCGTTCATCCTCGGAGGAGTGTATGGAGAGTTGAAAACACTAAGCGGCGATAAAAACTGGGCGGTCGTGCCGCCGAGCGATACTCAAGATAGCTTGCTACAAtgcgccgccgccgctgcttcCGCGTCCAGCTCCGACATGCTGACCATCACAGGCAGAGATGTATTCACGGGCAGCCGCTTCGCCCCTGGGCACCGGCCCCTATGGAGGCCCCTCGTTTCCTTTGGGCAGAGCGACCAGGCCATTAAAGGAGGTGGAGACGGATTGAATAAGGGATTTTCTCTGATCTTCCATGAAGATTTGCTTGGATCATATGGGGGCTTGCACAAAGAGGAGCAAGGTCTAGAATACCCGTTTGCATCCTTCAACCTGAACAATCCCTTCTCTCAAGTCCTTCATGTCGAGTGTTCCTTGGAGCCTGAGGACATGGCTTCTTTCAGTCCGGGATTCAAGCCTAAATCCATTCTTTGCTCAGATTCAGAGAGCGAAGCCTTCCACACTCGAATTTACGGCATCAACCGGACGCAGTACAGAGCCATCCGCATTTCACCCAGGACTCATTTCCGACCAATATCGGCCTCAGAGCTGTCTCCTGGCGGTGTTAGCGATTCTGAGGCCGAGACCGACAAAGAGGAGATGAGTTTTCCCATTGCGGCGCCGGTGGACGTGTTCGACGATCCTCAGGCCGACCTCAAACCTCTGGAGGAGGACGCCGAATGCGAGGGACCTTATTACGGGAAGTCAGAACTGGAATCTGGTAAATTTTTACCAAGATTAAAGAAGTCTGGCATGGAGAAGAGTGCCCAGACCTCTCTGGATTCGCAGGAGGGCTCAAGTACCCTTCTGCCTATTGCCGAGCAAGAGAGCGGCTTGAGCTGCAAAATGACAGCAGCGGCCGTTCCGAGCGCAGGCGAACAGGTGGATGTGGGCAAGATTCAACAAGAAGAATCTGCAGAGGAAAAGCAGCCCCACTTATGTTCACCAGCAGGTCAGACCCCCAAGTACGGGATCGCTTATGACTATGTTGGCGACATGCAAGAG ttcCCTCTGTTAAATAGAAGTGGTCAGGGAGGAATTGGCAGCCAGCAAGATGAGTTCTGGTGGCAGAACACAATTTGTTCCCCCCTTTTCCCTGGTTCTCAGTGTACAG GGAGCAGCAACATTTGA